AGTTATCAGCAAACTTCATTATTATTGGTGCACAGATACTTTAATGCTGCAGCTGGTTGAGCTGGAATCAATTTTAACTGATTTACTGTGAACTTTACTCACTGTATGTACATTGTACTTAATTTAGAGTATATGCATATACAACGATGCATAAAAGTTTATGTAATGTAGTAATACGTTTGTGGACACAGGTAGAATGaagcagaaaatgtaaatacttCGTTAGAAGTACCTCAGAATTGTgctataattataattataatagtaACGATGCTGATTCTAGTTCTTTACTTGACTCAACTCAAATTTGAataatttgatttttatttgtatatatttacattgtgGTACTTCATTGTTTATTGTAGTAAATTATCTTAATGTTTCTACCACATATTATCATAGATTAACACCAGAACTGTACTTTTATAATGTAATATTTTGAGGTGACGCTACTACTCTGAAAAGTACCTGTCGCCTTGAATTAGATGTAAAGTCAAATATTTCACCTCTGCAGCATCCAATCTTTTCACTTTTCCTGTTAGTAGCCTGAAAAGTTCACTGCCCTGTGCAAAGTTTCTCTCAGATGTTGCTTCACTCGCTGCAGGAATCAAATTCTCCTTCTCCATGACTGATTAGCTGCATGAATAATGACTGGATGGAGCGGAGGAGGCAGGTTCCCTCCGTCTCACGAGGACCACGGTCAAAGAGCGGATGAATTACTCCGCTctgggaggagagggatggcTCCATTTAACTCACGTCTTAATCCATTTTCAAGATTGTCTCCGGTTCAGTGTAGAGCTGCAGGAGAGGGAGTCTTCTCCAGAGAGACGCACAGTAACTAAATACAGAGCCAGGTCTTTGGAGTGTCAGTCAGACGAGTTTACTGTGAGACTGATGAGCCGTTGCTTCCATTCTCCCCCTCTCGTGGATGAACCTTCCTCTTCAGGCCAAGACAAGCAAACCAATTTGTTTTGGCCTGAACAAACAAGCCAATCTCTGTTTTTTCCATACAGGAGAAGGGAAAAATGCAAAAGTCTGGCTGAGGCAAAAGGCATCTGAAAGAAAGATTTTATCTTGTCCAGGGAATTGGGTTCTGGACATTTTAAGAGTTTGGCTTTTACAATTGCAGCAGGAGATTTCCTGGGTCAGACTAACAGGAACATTTCCGGATTGGGTAGAACACGAAAGAGGTTGGACACAACGTATTACATTCCGCTTCGTAAATCCGGTGTTTTCTTTAACAGCGATATTTGTATTTGCCTCCATCGCATGTTTACGACATCACCGACACACCCACTCGCACGCTGTGAATGTTCTGGAaatgttcctgctgttttctcacatgaacCCATTCAGACATGTTACTGGTGAACTGGGAGGAAGAgatctggaaaatgtccggagcaactgactcggacatttgcattctcacatacacaACCCGGTCCAGGACCTCCGTGCATGTCCTAAAGCAGCTTCAGTCTGTGATAATAACAACTCACTGCTTCAatcccctcgtcttcctcctcttcctccccctcctcctcctcctcctcctcctcctcttcctcctcctcttcctcctcctcctcgtctctcctTCTCGTTTACTACTCATCCGTCTAAATGTTAATCTGCCTTCAGATGGAAACAATCAGGCTACTGCTGCTTCTTCCAGCAGGAACCTGGTCCAGCTCCAAAACCAGAGAATGCTTCCCTCTTACTGGAaaactaattactttttttttccgATCGTGAGATCACGGAAGCGAAGAACCTTAAATGTCTCTGTTGCTTTAAAACCGCAAGATCATTAACCTTAAACGAATGAGAGCCAGTTAGCTTGTGAGGCAGAGGTAGGAAACCAAACTGGTTCTGTGCGGAGGGAAGAAAACCTGTCAACCAGCTCCTCTCAGTTAATTGTCGGCTGGATGAACTGTAACGAGAGCAGGTCCTGCAGACTGAGACACTTTAACAGTTTTAGAAACAAATCTaaaaccagcatcaccacaggccaaacaaacagcccattccagaCAGGCAGGTTCAAAACAGCCATTGCACTGGTTGATATCAGGCGATATTATCTGTCCACCAATATATCAGTCAATCTCTATTTTCTAGCGAGACTAAGTGTTGTATAATAGTGGGTTTTGGGGATGGAATGAAGtgaatgtctgtttttccattcagatgtgtgtgtttgtgttcactgGACTGACTCCAGAACGCTCCGGGCAGCGGGAGTGAGATCAGATCGGATTATTCGTCCTTCTGTCACACCTCATTCCATGTCACGTTATCAGGTTGAACAAACAAAATCAAGCTCTATCAGATCCACGTACAGTCAAGAGGAAAACACGGGCGTGGCCGGGGACGGACTCTGTGTGAGACTCCATCGCCGCTCGGTCGGGCAGGGCGCCAGTGTTTGTTCAGTCCACtggtttgcttttttttaagttaagtACAGTAATTATTTCGGGTCGGACTGGACGTTACCATATCCGACCGCatttttctgaaatgtttttgtggCGCTGGCCTCAGGGGCTGACCCCACCCGGCAGCACTGTCCCTGTTGTGTAATCTCATGCCCCCATCAGGCTATTTTTAGGGAGGAAACATCATGTCATATTCTCATGTTGTGGGAATGTGTTCAGGCTGGTGGGATGACCCGATGGTCCCGGAGGTATTTACATTCGCTGTCCTCCCTCAAAATCTGCAGATGTCGATCCCGTTTTGTGCTCGTTAATTGCGCCACTTCTTTTATTTGCAGCATTTCCTCCGCTTGCTTCTCGGAGGCTACGCCCTCTGACCTCAGCAGcttcatttcctgtctttgCTCGCAGTGTTCCCTCTTCTCAAAAGTCGTCCTAAACCTTCTCTGTGCCCTTCTGTAAAAGGCTCTTCCCCTCTTTTACTGTCCTCCTGGTGGGTGTTTGTGATGAGCTCTGCAGATAAAAAGAGTCTTTATCGGAGTTTATGAGGCAGATTCTTCAGAGACACTGAGTCCAAGCACCACACCCAAACAATGTCCTCCAACCGATCTGTAAACTGTACATCTGGTTGGTTTATAACTGGTATTGGGCCAGGATGCACTGCACCAGGAGCTGAAACTATTGTGGTGAACTGATTGTTAACGTCtgaattctttctctctctgtgtctggcaGCTGAGAAGGTGACGTCCATGGGGAAGGACTGGCACCGGCCCTGTCTGAAGTGTGCTAAGTGCGCCAAGACTCTGGTATCGGGCTCACACGCAGCGGTGAGAAAcctggagacacaaacacctACAAGTCTGTTAAATCCTTACTAAAGGGTCAAGGGTcagcataataataatacgatATAATAGAATATGATAGAATATACTAAAGTGTCAAGCTGGAGGAGGACTTTCCACAACCTGGCAGCCCAAACGTGTTTTTAATTTATGACTCTTCTAATCTTCTAATCATCTAATCTGTAACGTTTTATAACTAATCTGGAATTATTGGCTAATAATTATGGAAAAGGATTTAAGGGtcgtttttttctcttcaacaCACTTTTCAGGGAATAATGCAGATATCTTGATTTAACAGCCGTGTGTGTTCATTTCATAACGTGTGCAGATACTCAACTAAAATACATGTTGCAGTGGTTTTCTTGTATAGGAAGATGTTTTATGACCAATACATCTTTGAGGTTATCACACCACTTCCTTTAGATGTTTTGACATTTCTGTGAATTCTTCTGTTCCAGCGTGAAGGAAAGCCTTACTGCCACAACCCCTGCTACAGCAGCCTGTTCGGACCCGGTGGTGagtgctgctcccttcatctgtTCAACACCACGAACGTTAAAccaggaataaaaaaacagcgACTGAGAAAGTGCTGAAAAATGTACCTAAACAAATGTTCTCAAGTAAAAGTGAAAGTAGCATATGCACTTTTCTACTTGAGTGAGTACTTGCTTGTAAATATAGTTATTGTCAGAgaagaatgaaataaaagagGTTGAAGGTCTCCGGCTAAGAAGCATGAGTGAAATgcataaatgaaaacatcaagaaatccaaacacaaggaaaacaaggTAAACGcctaaaacataaaaaagtcCAAAGAACAGAAAATCTTTGAAAAGATCAAAAAAGGTCAGAGGTTCACAACCATAACACTTCAAGTACTAAAGGTAAAAGTACTTGGAGAGTTTGGCCTATTCCAATTTTTAGATGTTTCTTGTATCAATGGATCAATTCAATCCTCATTGCATTGTAAAAATGTAGTTGAGTATAAAATCTgaagatatttgctgatatatgaagtacaagtaaaagtactttgttacatcccaccactgggAAAGCCGAGCAGTGTGACTCAGGCTCGATCACCTTTGTTCCCTGGTGTGAGGATAATGTTGTGTATGTGATAGTGCTGAGGCTGTTAATGGTTCAGTCAAAGCACGCACTGTCACCTGatagcatcacacacacacacacaaacacacacacactgtaaacctGTAAACAGCCGTCAGGGTTTATCTCCTGGAACTTTTTGTCCAGTTTGCGACCTTGAGTGTATTTCCTGCTGTTTTTATCTCCTCTTTAAACCTTTAATTCTTCTttactctcttcctctctcaggtTTTGGCCACGGAGGAGCCGAGAGCCACAAATATTAACCGACAGGTAGAGTGCACACGTCCCTTCATTCACTCGTCCCTCAGCTCATTTGCTTACATCTGTTCCTGTCGTGGATTTTCATGACATTTGttaagacaaacacagacgttGAGCGTAAGCAAATGTCTTCTCGTACTTTGCACCGACTCACGTGTTTTCTCTTGTGCTTCATCGTCAGGTTCAGACCTGGCAGTGAATATTGTTGCTTGGAAACTCGATGGAAAACGCCAGCTTGATGACGACTCCCAGTAAAAACCAGCAAACAAGCCGTGCTCTGATTTAGAGGAAACATTTggagtgtctgtgttttcattcataaTACAGTCATGAAGAAGTCGTCCTCGAGTCTCTTCCTGTTCGAAATGTGGACATTTTGAttaaacttttttaaaacttgtcttatttttctttccttttgtctATTAGTCTCTTTTGGATTCTTTCTATGAAAACACAATATGAGAAGGTGCTCTAGTTGAACAAATGTAAAGTCCATTcagcacttgtgtgtgttgcCTTGTGTAATTGAATCTATGTTCCCTAATCCATTTAAACCTATGACACATgcaaatgtttaacattttctcTGCCACAATAGACTCTTGAACCCTTGAGCCCTATTCTATCTGGTAACATCACCTTTTATACTTTAATAAATTAGTGAAACATGATGATGAATTTAAAATCATTGTCGCAAGATtatgacaaacaacaacaacatttagaTGATCTTATAATGACGATAAACTCAGGTGTCATTTATATCCAACTGGAACATTTCAAGCTCCAGAGaaaactttattctcacatAATGTATATATTCCAGTGATATAATAAGTTTTGAGAGGATTTGAGGAAATGTGAAACTTTACTTACTCTGAGGACAATAACAGTCAAAAGATCATAAGCAGTTATTGGTCATTTCCTCTTTATTACATGATCTTCCTCCGCAGCTAGTTTTCAGTTGTCAGGTCATCGTATATATAGAAGTTCACAATTCCATTTTATGGACTTTATTTCTGAAGTTCAGCTTAAAACCCGGAAATCCATCGTAAgttcaaaaaaatgtaaatgtcataaAATAACTCAACCTCAAATTTGAGACTCAGTTTAGTTTTGGTCGTTTTCAAATATAATGTCACCATCATTTTTTGGCATCAGTagatacaacaacaacaaaaaagcttCCAGCCACATTATGACATAAATACACTCAGGTCCTAGTGTAAACTTTGTTGAACACAAGATTCAGTCTTgggaataaaaaatattaacagATTTAACAAACTCTGGATCTGCAGCAGAAGATTCCGTGACTCTGCTGAAACTTTGTGATGAGACTGTTTTGCCGACAACCGTCTCCACATTGGAGAATCCGCTGTTTGCTGTGGTGCGTGTGCTGATCAGATCATATGTTCCAACACTGCACAGGTTCAGAGGATTTAGAACCTGAATCCGGCTCACGctggtgcattgtgggtatGAGCAGCTGAGGCCTGCAGCTGAGCCTGTGCAGATCCACCAGATGCTTCCTCTCTGGTTCTTTTTTCGATCTCAGATGCCAAAACTTTTTCCCCCTGCTCGGCCGCCAGCGGAGGAGCCGCTGCCGCCGCCTCCACCAGTCCTCTGCCATGGCGGTCTGACGGTGACCATggcaacagacacaaacaggcCCCAACAGTAGGGCAGCGTGGCCCCCGCCCGCCTGCCCGTCACCTTTCTTCTCTGCAACAAAGACGCTCACTGTCGCAGGAGAATCTCGAGGCCACAGGAAACCGATGGGAACATGCAGAGGATGTTTGGCTGCGATGCATTCTGCAGCTTGTTGTTAATCACATCCTCATCTTGTCAGAGATTCCTCCACTGACGATTCTAGTTAAAATCTCACTCAGCCCCTTTTGTCACAGGAAACAGTGAATACTCTGTAGTCATGGTGACACATCCAGATGTTTGCATGAAACCTGCAGCATGAGACGAGTTCACGGTTTGATGGTCGACCTGATAAGACGTTCTGCTTCTTGTAATGTGGCTGTAATTACAGATTAAGCTCCACAAGCATCAGACAAAACAGGAAGAAGACGACACTCAACATATTTCTGGTCCCAGGGCCGATTTTTAATTCATGACACTGAGGCCCAGTGTACTAAAGAGGCTAATTCTCCTCACACCTTGGTAATGAAAGCATCATGCCGGCAGTAAGCACGTTTATGAAGCACTCATGTTGACTTAGCTCTGCAGTTAAAGTGAAGTGCAAACAGGAGGAGAGCAGCCAGAGTCGTTTACCAACAAAGACGTGTTGCGTCAGCGTGAATCCGACGCTCGCAGTCATGAAGCTGTAAAAATTAGACTCATAAACATTAAATGAAGGGTTTGGAAAATCAGTGTAGAGATGTCTCGTGGCTTTTACAACTCAGGCGTATACATGCAGAGATGGGGGCGGCAGGATTAGATCAGGTCAGCTGAATACATGAATACATTCACTCAGTGAGAGTTGTAAATAGTCCAGATGACATTATAAGAGGCAGAGTAAAACAGCACAGCATTTATGGGAGAGGTGATAAaatctgcagtttatttttgttgtgtgtgagacagtAAAGAGCAAATGATCAGCCATTTTAATTGAAGGAAGCTCgtttcaacaacaaaaacagagaaaatcgTTTTTGGTGTCTGAatcaaaaaaactgaaaagaaaactattttaaatggttaagttttgaaaaaaagtcATGTGATCTACTCGAGACAGGAGTGACGTTTAAAAATTCAAAGTAAAACCCAAGAGGACAGAAGCTATAAAAACCCAAAGGttataaaaacacagatgttgTTAAACATGAAGCATGAAGCACAAGcgagcgacacacacacacacacacacacacacacacacacacacacacacacacacacactactgcaCAACTCAAACACTCACAATGCCAATAAAGTCAATAAAGTAAACATATTAACAGCTGTACAGATGCCAGTAATAATGACAGATTTGTTATTTACTTTCTTCATTGACGTTAAACACAAATCTGAAGCTGATATGAATCATTATGTCACTTGTTTGGCAGGTGTTTGAGTCTAAATCATACTGTTGGACAGATTCTCCTCTTGATGTGATCACTGCTCTGGAAGCGTGAACACAGCATCCTCAGTCTTTGTGATCcatcctctggggaacatgaaACTTCACACAGAAAGGTTTTCAAAGTGCTGAACTGACTAATTTACAGAATCTGGCTCCATATGCGTAAGATGTCCGGGATATTAAAGCTTAATttcctgagaggaggaggaagtgtcaGACTGTGGTCGAGGATTCATACACCGAAACAGATTACggtattttgtttttaagacAGGATGTTGCTCATGTTTCTTTCAATAAAATGGACAAATACTGttagaacacaacacaactggagATTACAAGACTGGTAAACTCTTTCAGATGTGTGAAGCCATGAAATTCATAAAAGTCAGGCCTCCTAGTTTAAATCtgaacccacacaaacacactcacacacacacacacacacacacacacacacacacacacacacacacacacactcacacacacacacacacacacacacacaaacacacacacacgcctctgCTTTTATTAGTCTGAACATCTGTCTTTTCCTCCCAGACTGGACGTTTCAAAGTCGACCACTTAAGAATTATGAAGTGTGTTTGAGAAAATAATCTCCCGGCCGCTCCACTCACAGTTTCCACTCTGCTGTGACCTGCGAGTCTGAGAGGGAGATTTTCACTTTAGAAAAGAAACGCTCCTTAAtggtcaaaatatattttaatgttacAAATTCTAAATAGAGGAGCAAGATTTTCACTCACTCTTTTCCCAGTTTGTGGAAtttctttcatttgaaaacagtaGTTCAAGGTTGTTGAAGAGTTAAATCAAAATGCATAATTGCTTCCCTGCTTGCATGAGGAatacagaaaagacaaaatccACATAAAATCCAGATCCAGTGGATTTAGATGTGGCTTCATAGGGAAGGTAGGATTTTATCAGCCACTGTAGAAAACTGTAGATATCACCAATGTGCAGCTGAGGTAGCGTAAAGGAGCCTAAGTCATAAATCGGTTTGGATTTAAGTGGGACTGTCGGGCCTTTGGATGCATGAGCTCGACTTTTTCCAGCTCTGAACGGAAATCGTCAGCGCCACGTTGGTTTAACTGAAATTGTCAGAGGTATCGTTTTATTCTGGAGAGTAAACGTTCAATCATGTAACTGTTAAAACTCGATTCGGCTGCCATATGTCTCACACACTTCCTACAGCAGTTCAGGCTCCATCAGGTTCTGGCCTCAGGCTCCTGTTGGACTCTGATGACAAGACACATCACGGCCACACTCACCAGCTCCACGTTGACATGCACTGGACATACTGTTACTGATTGTGAGGGACGTGATAAATAACCTGTGGTCTCTCTGTGCCCATGTGTCAGATACTCAGCGCATAGAGAAGTTATTATTACGCCGGAGGGATTCAGGTGGATGCCAATGACCTTTCGTTCAGTTGTGTGGTTCAGCGTTTCCTCACTGGTGTCTAATCCTATCCAGCTGTAAGGGAGCCAGATACAGTTGTGTTATTGCTCCCAggattcctcttcctccttttcctggactcccatccctccttcttgtcttcctcctcctcctcctcccccgggTTGGAACAGGACACATCagatcctcctgctgctctccttTGCTTTTGCCAGATCACTCCGGTGCAGGCGGGAGATGAGTGTTGCCTTCATCATTTCATCTTCAGCATCGAATTCTAACCATCCGGCACAGTCCTAATTTTATATGGCTGCTGTACAGGCCTggattaaaaataattatcagTTCCCACAGCATGTGCACCTGATGGGGTCATATTTAAAGGGTCTCAACCAGGGAACAAGGGAGGAGTTCCTGTCTTGTAGTTCCCTATAGTTAGTATAATAATTCAACTTTATTACTTTTAACACTCACCATTTATACACTGCGGTTTTTGTTGTTCTTCATTTCTCAGATATTTTTGGGGCAATAGCACCGCCTGCTGTTAGCAAACGTTTATGATTAATAATGATGAACTTTCTTATTTTTACAGACACGCTGCTATAACcgttttgcatttagtgggGATCATTTACACGTATCCTTCTTCCCCTTATTCAAAGGTATCAAAGTGATCCCCACACTGTGTTTATGCACTGAGGAATGTCACCTTGTTGCTAAACCTGATTCTGAAGAACAATTTCATCTGTTCGCCAACACAGGGCGTTTTGTTGAGGAAGTGGAATCCACCTAGGTTAGTAGTTTCATATGTTCTTGAAAGTTCAAATTTAATCTTTAAATGACATGATTATTGTCCTAACAGGTCCCCCTCTCggttatctctctctcttctctcccttcttttccactcatctctcctctcttccccatttTTCTCTCCTCACCCCAAGCATCTCCTTTAATGAgctacttaaaggttcagtgaagATAGGACCCGAtcctgtaaatataaagtatttaaatataaagtatttgaatttaaagggcccattctagggtaaagaaaacaccaatttgtacaatttagagtAAAAAcgtcactaggattattttatattccatttctaccaatagatccctttcacataAATCGAACACAATAAACCTTTAAGAGAAACAggacaaaaaaagttttatttatttagtttagtttagttgactggcaatctcctgctgcacacTCCggtccagcaggtggcgataCTGCGACTTTAATCCTGTTTGGCAGACGTCACGTCAGTAAACCCCAGAAGAAGACAGCCGACCGGAAGTGCTGCTCCCACTCGGACTGTCATGGCGACCAGCCGCTGTTCGCTCGCAGCGATGCTCCGGAACAAACTCCCCTCGttcctctgctgtttgttcGTTTTCGCGCAGTTCTCGTCGCCGCCGGTTCGGGCCGCAGCGGCCGGGCTGAGGGAGGTGACCGACGGCAGCTGGGAGGAGATCCTGAGCGGGGAGTGGATGATTGAGTTGTGAGTGTCATCCCCATGCTAACAGCTAGGCAGCTAGCTAGCTTGTCAGTTAGCTCTTAGAACTAACATCTCCGGGGGGGTTGACTCCCTTGAGTGAACAGCCTGAAGCCTAAATGTCCAgttgttatgtttttataattgttacctcttcctcttgttgtgTTACTCCTGACAAGTGCATGAGTTGTGTATGCTAGCAGCTATCACCCTTTAGCCGGTAGATGCTAACAACTAGCTCACCAGGGTcgtgctcagtaaaacacttttACATTGACTTCCTTCATTCTGCACTTTATTCGAAGTTTTCTACGTTGAATTAAAagctttctctcctcccccccccctagCTACGCCCCGTGGTGCCCTGCctgtcagcagctgcagccggtGTGGATGGAATTCGCAGCCTGGGGCGAGGACATGGGTGTCAACATCGCCAAGGTGGACGTGACAGAGCAACCTGGTatgtcgtcgtcgtcgtcgtcgtcccccccccccacacacctccCAACTAGTGGTCACTCATTCACTAGTTCATCTGTTAAACGTCAAACTAGacatttcaaccccaaaaagtagagaaacacaaagcagagGAGTCAAATTTCCTATGTTGTTATTGATGAGTCATATTTCAAACTGACTTACTTCAAAGGAAAAGTTCAGTGATaaatgaaacttcaccactacgCTGATGGAagtggtgggtgaagtgttttgagtccatttaaaaaatagaaattagcacataaagcattaagtactcaaaaggcacttctggcaagaatgagtgttataatatgggaaatgtatttacagacgtcagtattcatgattgaaaatcaacaattactatatattatatcacctcaatattaacagctatgtaccacttcagattggccaaacatttccttgttctttcattctcatattcatacagacgacattggtcttcaaatatataacaggctatctacatttaattgtaaaatacaatattataaagttagaggggaaagcagcattgaagtcagcaagTCCATTAAACACTTCTGGAGTATCCGGGATAAACAATGTTGTAGCCAAATCCattacaattgaagtaactggtgaccactTCAAACGTAACaaacaacagataaaaaaaacgtAAAACTCCTCCTTGCTGCTCCTGcagtgtcatccaagtgtcagcCATCCCCGACATTCGCATACGAGTCCGACGgcgtaatttacaccatgttcaCTCTGTCTGTTCTTCTTATAGATAATGCTGCTGTCACCCTAACCCTCTTTAAAAATAACCGCAGTCTAATAAACCAGTGAGAGCAGACTGgtacaaacagaacaaactCAAAGAAGCATAGTCAAGTCATccgattaaaaaacaaaatgagtaATCGggacaataaaatacaaattttaacttggaaaaacaacacagaa
This Limanda limanda chromosome 12, fLimLim1.1, whole genome shotgun sequence DNA region includes the following protein-coding sequences:
- the crip1 gene encoding cysteine-rich protein 1, coding for MPKCPNCQKEVYFAEKVTSMGKDWHRPCLKCAKCAKTLVSGSHAAREGKPYCHNPCYSSLFGPGGFGHGGAESHKY